Below is a window of Oscillospiraceae bacterium DNA.
CCGTAGACGTCTTGGAGGACGTCGCTTTTGAAGACGCGGCTGTGGAAACAACCGATGACGCGGCTGTGGAAACAACCGACGACGCGGCTGTGGAAACAACCGACGACGCGGCTGTGGAAACAACCGACGACGCGACGGATTCAACCGACGGGACGGTGGATTCGACCGACGACGCGACAGACGATGCTGCCACTGACGAGGTCTCACTGCTCGTTGTCGTGCAGGCCGCAAACATGGTGATAACCATCATGAGCGCAAGCAGAACGACAAGTACCTTTTTGTTCATGTAAAAGTTCTCCTTTCGAAATCTCAGGCACAATGGCCTTGACTTCGCTATTATAACATAATTTAATAATTTATGAAAGGGTTTCCGAATTAATCTTATAAAAATCCTACATGCAAGAATATTTCCCCAACATTTATGAGCAAAAGGCGCATAAACCATCATTATCTTTGTCTATTCTGTACAAACGGAAGTGACGAAATTTGACGTTTTTATTGATATAGCCCTCCGTGATATGATTGCAGCAATAAAAATCAGAGAGCCCGGCAAAACGCCGGGCTCTCTTTGAAGACATTGGTAATCAGATGCGCCGTATCGGTTTATCAGGTGTAGGACTGATAATTGTTGACCCATCCCCAGGCCTGGTTGGCTTCCTTCAGGACTTTGTCGCCGCCGACGGCTGCCATGCTCTTCTTGTAAGTCGCGAAAAGCTTGTCAATCGTGATGCTGCTCTTCATAAATCCGTCAAAGAGGAAAGAGGTCTGATAGGAGGTAATCTCGCCGGAGTGCTTGACATAGGTCGGAGAATAGTTCTGAACGGCCTTGTAACCCTCGGGCAGGATGACGACGCGGCCCGCCGCAATCGCGGCCTGGGTCATCGCGGAGTTGTAAGCGATGGTGGCTCTTTGTCTTGCCAATGCTGCTGTTCTGCTTGTGCCTTCATTGAAGATAATGAATTTGGAAGCCGGATAGAGCTCGGTTTCAACGACGTTGCAGAGATTCGCGCTGCCATAGTAAACTTTCTTGGCCTCGTCGAAATACTTGCGGGTGTAGGTGCCGTCGGACTCTCTGATAATCGCTTTTCCGAGCAGGTTCTGATAGCTGTCAATCCATGCATCTTCAGAAGAATACAGAAGATCGACGAAGAAGTTGATGGTTTCAGCCGGCTGCGGAGTTCCGACCATCAGGCAATAGCCGCTTGCGCCTGCGGTGTTGGCCCAAAGCGCTTTGGTCTTTTTGCCGACCAGCTGGGTATCGACCCAGGTATCCTGGTTCATCTTGATCCATTCGCTGTAGCCGTCGCCGATCGCATCGGCATTGGCTGTTCCGAATTTATCCGTGAGCAGTTTATTGACCGTATACTGGCCCTGGTCGCGGAATCTCGCCTGATACAGGCAGAAGGAACCGACCTTGGCGGTCGCGAGCTGGTTGCGGATATCCGAGAAGCCGCTGTCAAAGGTGGATTTCGGAGTTAAGCCGTTTGCATAAAAGTAACGGATATACTCGATCGCCTGTCTGGCACCGTCTCTCAGAAGAGCGTCTTCAAAGCAGTTCGTGTCGGGGTTATAAGTGTAACCCATCGAGGAGTTCGGGTCGAACACCCAGGCATCGAATGCCGCAAAGATATTATAGGTAGAATAGAGGTCGCCGCCGAAGACAATCGGTATGACGCCGGTGACTCCCAGTTCCGAGCTTCTCTTGCCGAACGCGGTGATGATGTCTTTGAAGGTTCCGATGTCAAGGGTGTAGCCGACGTCCGCAAAACCCAGTTTCTTCAGCCAGTCATTGCGGATGCCCTGTGTCCACATGCCCATTTGCTGGCCCGGCAAACCCGCATTCCAGCCGTTCGGGACCGCCCAGATCTGGTTGCCGATCTTATAGACCTCACGGGCCGCTTTCGGCAGCATGTTCCAGGTTTTATTGTTCTTCAGGTATTCGTCCAGCGGATAAACAGCGTTTTCGTTGTACCATGCGAACATGTAAGACCAACCGTAGTTCTGGACAACACCGGTCAGTTCGCCCGCGGCCAGGCGGGCCGCATAAACGGTACCGACTTCGGTCTTGGTGATGCAGTCCTCACGGATCTTGACGCCGTATCTGGCGCTGAGGGTGTCGGCCCAGAGCTTCTTTTGCTCCAGGTTTTCCGTGGAATCGCCGAAATGCATTTCCTGGACGATTGTGATCGCCTGGGGCAGGTTCGGATAATCCGGGTTCGACCCGATCTTGGAGGATCCGGTCACTGTTGAGGTCTTGGAGGATGTCGCTTTCGACGATGCGGTTGAAGCAGCCGACGATGCGATTGACGCGGCTGACGAAGCGACGGATTCGACCGACGGGATGGTGGAATCGACCGACGAAACTGCAGATTGATTCGGTATGGACTCCACCGACGAACCCGCAGAAGACGACGGTTTTGAGGTCTCTGATGTCTTTCCGCTGCAGGCCGCAAACATGGTGAAGGCCATGACGAGCGCAAGCAGAATGACAAGTGCCTTTTTCTTCATGCGAAAAATCTCCTTTCACGACTGAGGCATTACGCCTCCGGATTGCCCGATTATAACATGTATAAACGAATGATGAAAGGAGATCGGTTTTTTTGCCATCCTAATCCTATATCGGAGTAATTTTGTGCATTTTGCGATTATAATGACGCAATAATCTCGATATTAATTGTGCATATTAGACAAATTAATCGTGATTACGCAGCTCCATATATGTACATGTCTTCCACGATGCGGCACTTCCGGTTTTATTTACCATTCCATGTTTTTACAGCCGTAATCACACGTATAATTCCCTGCGCATCTTTGCAGGAATCGGTATCAAACTCCGAAAAAATTTCCTCTGCCGCTTCAGCCTGCCCGATCCCAAGTTCCGCGCACAACGCTCCGCCGGCTTTCAGGCGCTCTTTGGCGAGAGAGGCAAGAACACGATAAAATTCCAGCCCGTCCGAACCGCCGTCAAGGGCGCATTTCGGTTCACGCTGTACCTCGCGTTGAAGCGAAGGAATATCTTCACTCGGAATATACGGCGGATTGCACAATATCAGATCGGGCTGCGGCAGATTCAATAATTTATTTTTACGCACATCCGCCCGAATGATCCGACAGTATTCATCTTCCGAGACATTTTCCCGGAGCATTTTCAAAGCCGCCGCATATTTTTCTGCAAAAAACACCTTTGCCTCGGGCAGCAATTTTCTCAGCCCCAAACCGACGCAGCCGCTCCCGGCGCACAAATCCCAGACGACTTTTGCCCTCGGAACGGCCTTTGCCCCGGCCCGGACAAGCAGTTCGGTTTCCGACCTCGGAATTAAAACGCCCCTGCCGACTTTTATCGTCAGGCCCATGAAGTCCTGCGTACCCAACAGATATTGCAACGGTTCTCCGGCGCTCCGTTTTTGGACCGCCTTTAAAAATTTAAAGGGATTTTTAACCTCAAAATCAACAGAAAGCTCTTCGGCGGAGCAGCAAAAAAACCGCTCGGCAAGCCAGCGCGCCTCGGCGGCGGCGTTCTCGACGCCGGCTGCTCTCAGCGTTTCTGCCGCCTCACGGCATAACTTTTTTGCGCTTTGCCTCATTTTGCTGATTCCGCAGGTTCGGGCCGATCGATTTCGGCTTTCACGGGCGGATCGACCGGAACGGTGATCTCGAGATTTAAAGTCGCCTGCAAAGAGGCAATGCCGACCTCGAGTATACCGTCGTCGTCCGGCTCCTTGGCTGTGATGCGCTGAAACCAAAGACCCGGGGCTGCGATGATACGGGTCAAAATATTGTCGTATTTTCCGCAGAGCTGTAAAAGCTCGAAGCCGATACCCATGATCACCGGCAGCAAAATCAGTTTTGCGCCGACCATGATCAGCCGGTCGAGCGCGGGAGAAGACGTGACGCCTTCAAATCGCACAAAGGTATAGATAATGATGCTGACGGCAAGCATTAAAAATAAAAAGCTCGTCCCGCAGCGGGGATGGAACCTCTTCTGCGCCCGCACATTCTCAACAGTCAGCGGAAGCCCTTTTTCGAAACAAAAAATCGTCTTGTGTTCCGCTCCGTGATACATGAATACATGCTTGACTTCTTTATTTAATGTACATAACAGCAGATAACTCACATAGATGACCAGTTTCAGTGCGCCCTCGGCAAGGCCTTTCCATCCGCCGAGAACGATGTGCTGATCAATGAGATTGACCAAAAACGTCGGAAGCCAGAACATCAAAAAAACCGCCGCGACGATGCCGAGCGCGCCGCCCAGCCAAATGGCCGCCGAAGTCAGCGTTTCGTCCCGTTTTTTCTGTTTCTCAGTCATCTTCCCGGTCTCTTCATCCTCGGGAAACGTCAGTTCGATTGAGCGATTCAAGGCTGAATAGCCGTCTTTCATCGATTCGATAAAGCCAACGATGCCGCGAATGACCGGTGCTCTCAGCCATTTGTGCTTATCCCGAACGCTGACGATCGGTGTTTTTTCGATAAAAAGTCCGCCGTTCGGAAGACGGACGACAAAAGCGCTCTGTTTGGTGGAATTGGCGCGCATCATAATGCCGCCCATCAGCGCCTGCCCGCCCACCGGGGCATAACAGACCTTTTTCTTCTCCTCTGACATGATTGATGTCCTTTCCGAACCGTAAAGCGGCGAAAATCACTCACGCCGGGCGGTCGCTTCTCAATTTTATCTGAATCTTACACGCTTGTCAATGGACAGGCAATGTGGTAATATAAGAAGCGGGTTGGAGTATGCACATGCCAATACGGCGTGTGCAAGTGCACCGATACGACGATCGGGAGGCCGAACGATGCCAAAGAGGGCGAGATTGATCGCATTTGAGGGCTGCGACGGAACAGGTAAAACTACGCAGGCGGCCCTGCTCACCAAGCGGTTGAAAGCAGAGGGATTCCGGGTTAAAATGCTCAAGTTTCCCAATTATGACAGCCCGTCCAGCGGCCCCGCAAAGATGTATCTGGACGGCGAACTCGCCAAAGACCCGAATGCAATCAGCCCGTATGCGGCTTCAATGTTGTATGCGGTCGATCGGTTCTGCTCATATCGCAGCGATTGGAAGAAGGATTATGAAGACGGCGTTTTACTGGTCAGTGACCGCTATACGACTTCGAACATGATCTTTCAGGGCGCGAAGCTGCATGACCCCGAGCGAAAAGCGTATCTTGCGTGGCTTAAAGACGCAGAATACGGAAAGCTTGGCTTACCCATACCCGATTTGGTGTTTTATCTTGACTTGCCGGTCGAAGTCAGTGAAAAGCTGGTCAGACAGCGCTCGGACAAAACGGGGCAGGGTGAGGACATCCACGAAATCGATTTAGATTACCAGCAAGCCGTGCATGATGCCGGACTCGAAATCGCACAAAACGAGGGCTGGACGGTCATCAACTGCGCTAAAAACGGACTGTTGATGCCGCCCGACGAACTGAGTGACATCATCCGGTCAAAGATTAAAAATTAGGAAGTTACTTATATGCAATTTGAGGAGGTCACCCTCTCACACCGTCCCGCTATCAACTCCATTGTCGCCGAGAGCGGAGAGCTCGGCTGCGAATACTGTTTCGGAAACTTTTTCATGTGGGCATGGCTCAATGACACCCGAATTAAAATCGGCAACAACTTTTTTGTCACCAAAGAATATATACCTTATAAGCGCTATCTTTGTCCTACCGGCAATCTCGAAGACGCCGAACTGCGGGATTTGATTTCGGCCTTGATTGACGATGCCAAACAAAACAATCACCCGTTTGCGATACACCGTGTGCGCAAGCAGTGCGTAGGTCGTATCCACGAGATGTACGGTGACCGGTTCGTCTTCACGCCGGATCGTGACGAGTTCGATTATATCTACAACCGTGAGGACTTGGCCAATCTGTCGGGCAAAAAGTACCATTCCAAGCGCAATTTCATCACCCGGTTCGAAACCGAAAATCCTGATTGGTCCTACGAGGACATCACGCGAAAAAACATTCCCGACTGCATGGAAATTTACCGCAAGTGGCTGTTGTTCCAAGTCGAAAATCCCGGCGCGGAAGTCGAATTAAAAGCACTGTCCCTCGGTTTCGACCACTACGAAGAACTCGGCTTCAAAGGCGGATTACTGCGCGTAAAAGGCGTTCCCGCCGCTTTTACTTTCGGCGAGCCGATCACAGAAAAATGCTTTGTGACCCACGCCGAAAAAGCCCTGCGCGAATACATCGGCGCTTACGCGATGATAAACCGCGAGTTCGCCAAAAACACCCTATCCGAATACGAACTCATCAACCGCGAGGAGGACATGGGCATCGAAGGCCTTCGAACCGCAAAACTGTCCTACCATCCGGTGATGCTTTATGAAAAATATATCATGACCGAGAGGAGCGAATGAACATGGTATATATCTTTATGGCCGACGGCTTCGAAGAACTCGAACTGATTGCTCCGGCGGATATGCTGCGGCGCGCAGGCGCGCAAGTCGCTCTGGTCGGCATCGGTAAAATGCAGATTACCTCTTCGCACGGTTTTAAAATCAACGCTGATCTAGCCGAGGATCTGGTAGATATGGCGAAAGCCGAGATGTTGGTTTTGCCCGGCGGCAGCGTCGGCACCAAAAACCTGATTGCAAACAATACCGTTAAAATCGCGGTCGAGACGGCAATTCAGAATAACATCTGGATCGGGGCGATCTGCGCAGCCCCGAGTTTACTGCAGCAGCGCGGATATCTGGACGGCAAAAACTTCACCTGTTATCCCGACTGCCAAAACGATTCGCTCGGCGGCCATTATACCGGAAATCCCGTTGAAATCTCGGGAAAGATCATCACCGCAAAGGGCGCGGGCGCAGCGCTTATGTTCGGCAAAGCGCTGACAGCGGCGCTCTGCGGCGTAGCGGCCGCCGAAAAGCTCTGCGCCGCCATGATGGTGCAGTGACACGCTTTTAATCATTCGGAGGGACTCATGAAACAGACACGCGAATTAAATTCTGCGGAAAAAGGAACTTACAAAGAACGGTGGCAGCGTTTCCGCCGCACCGCGATGGGCGATCTGACGGTTGCCCTGTTTTGGGTTGCCGGCGGCATTATCCTGGGCGCCTCGATGGTCGGATCCTTTTCAGACGTGTTGGGAATTATGAAAAACAGCACCCAGCGTGAGGTTCAGGTCAAAGCCGGCTGGTCAACGCTGGACATGGCTTTTGCGATGAAAAAGGCCGGCGTAATCAATCACCCGTGGGTGTTTGCGGTTTATACAATGCTCAACGACACGGACGGCACCTTTAAATCCGGCACCTATCTGCTTGACGGCGGCATGACCTACGATAAAATCATCAGTACCATCCAGCGCAAGCAGAGCAGCCAAACTGTCCGTCTCACCTTTACTGAAGGTATGAATGCCGCCGAGATCGGCGCTATGCTCGAGGAAAACAAGGTCTGTCTTAAGAGCGAATTCTTAAAAGCCGTCAACACCGGCGCTTATAATTATGATTTTATCCCCGCCGGCGGTGCCCAGAGCGGCAGATTCTACCGCCTTGAAGGATATCTGTTCCCCGATACCTATGATTTCTTTATCAACGAAAGCGTCGACTCGGTCATAAAAAAATTCCTGAATAACTTTAATTCAAAATTCACTGTAAAATTGCGCGAACGCGCGGCCGAGATGGGTATGACCCTCGATCAGGCGGTCACGCTGGCTTCGATCATCGAAAAAGAAGCCCCGGACGTGTTCGAGATGGCAAACGTCTCGGCGGTATTTCATAACCGTCTGCTCAAACCGCAGGCCTACCCGAAACTTCAGTCGAACGTGACGAGTTATTATGTCAAAAACGTCATCGACAAGGCACTGACTTTTACCGATCCGAGTTATACGCAGGTCTATGATACCTATGTCTGCAGCGGGCTTCCGGTCGGGCCGATCTGCAATCCGGGCGGCGCGGCGCTGACGGCCGCACTTTACCCGTCCGCAACCGATTATTATTATTTTGTCACCGACGCCGATGGAAATTTCTATTACGCAATGACCCTCTCCCAACACAATGCCAACATCAGCAAAGCAAGCAGAGTCGGCGCGAACATCGGCGGAACTTATACACACGACTGAGCAAAGTGTAAAAAAGGAAAATTCCATGCAAAAAATCTACCTCGACAACGCCTCGACGACACCTGTTTGTGCCGCGGCGCTTGAAAAATTCAATGAACTCTCCCGCGAAAATTGGGGAAACGCCTCAGCTTTGCACGAATACGGCCGCCGCACCGCACAAATTCTCACGGAATCCAGACGTATTTTTCTTGATCTCTTAGGTGACGGGGAATTGATTTTCACAAGCGGCGGTACCGAGAGCAACAATCTTGCGCTGTTCGGCGTCTGCGACAAGCACCGAAGCGGCAGAATCATCATCACGGCTGACGAGCACTCTTCTATGGCGAATCCCGCAAAACAGCTGCAGAGCAAGGGCTTCGAAGTGGTCTTCGTTCCATACGGCGGCGGGGAAGAGGCCTTTTTAAAAAGTTTTTCGGCGGCATTGACGCCCGATACGATCTTCTGCGGCGTCATGGCTGTCAATAATGAAACAGGTTTGATTTTTCCGGTCAAAAAAGCCGCCGCTCTCGCGCACAAAATCGCCCCGGACACTGTCTTTCACACCGATGCGGTGCAGGCGTTCTGCAAAATCCCGTTCAGCCCGAAAGCCCTCGGTGCCGATATCTGCTCGGTCAGCGGACATAAAATCGGCGCGTTTCAGGGCGTCGGTGCGCTTTGGATCAGGAAAGGCGTGAAACTCACCCCGCGTTTTTACGGCGGACATCAACAAAACGAATTGCGTCCCGGTACCGAGCCGATTGCTTTAATCGGGGCTTTCGCCGAGACAGCGAAACAGATGGCCGGAACTCTGCCCGAGCGTACCGAAAAAGCCAAGTCCTTTTTCGAGACGCTGCGCAGCCGGCTGTTCGGTACCGAAGTCCTGTTCAACGGCGCGTTCGGCTCGCCGTTCATCGGAAGCATCTCTCTTCCAAAAGTCCCATCAGAAGTTTTAATGCGGTTTTTGGAGGAGAAAGGAATTCTCGTCTCGGCAGGCGCGGCCTGTTCGGGCGGCAAAGTCAGTCCCGCCGCAGCCGACCTGATCGGCGAAAACGCCAAATACACCCTGCGCGTCAGTTTGGGCCTGCAGAACACCCCCGACGACGCCGCCGCTCTCGCGGCAGTCCTGATTTTAGCTCAGGAACGTTTTTCAAGGCAAATAAGAACTTAAATATCAGGCGGAAATCCCGCTGTTTTCATCGAATAAGGAGAAAAAATGCAGGAAGTATTATTATTAAAATTGGGTGAGACCATTTTAAAAGGCCTCAACCGCAATACCTTTGAGGACATGCTGCTGCGCAATCTGCGCCGTCGGCTGAAACGTGTCGGAACCTATAACGTCTCGTTTGCCCAGTCCACCTTCTATATTAACGCACTCAAAAACAAAGAGGGCGAACTCTCCGATATCGCCAAAGCCGAAGAGATCGCCGACCGGCTGTTCGGCGTCGTCACCGTGGCGAGAGCTGCCGTGGTCGAAAAAGATTATGAAAAGATCGCTGAGACGGCGGCAGAATATTGTGCCGGCGAGCTCTCCCGCGCCAAGACCTTCAAGGTCGCAGCCAAGCGCTCGGACAAGCGTTTTCCGATGAATTCCATGCAGATCTGCGCCGAACTCGGCGGTTATCTGCTCGATAAATTTTCGAATCTCAAAGTCGATATTCACAATCCCGAATTCATTGTCACTGTTGAAATCCGCGACTTTGCCGCCTATGTCCACTGCGGCAGCCATAAAGGGGCAGGGGGCCTGCCGACCGGGAGTTCCGGTAAAGGAATGATTTTGATCTCCGGCGGCTTGGACAGCCCCGTCGCCGCATGGATGATGGCGCGGCGCGGCCAGATTCTCGAAGCCATCCATTTCGAGAGCCCGCCCTATACCGGACCGCAGGCCGAACAGAAGGTCGTTGATTTGCTGCGCAAGGTCTCGCGGTATTCCGGCCGCATCAATCTGCATATCGTCAGTTTCACCGAGATCCAGGAAGCCATCGCGGATAAATGTCCCGAGCCGCTTTTCACGATCATCATGCGTCGCTTTATGATGCGAATCGCCCAGCAGCTGGCGATTGACACCGGATGCGAATGCCTCATCACCGGCGAAAGTCTGGGGCAGGTCGCAAGCCAAACCATCGGCGCGCTCGCCTGTACCGATGCAGTCTGCGAAATCCCGGTTTTCCGGCCTCTGATCGGCACCGATAAAGAGGAGATTATTCAGAACGCCCGAAAATTAGACACTTACGATATTTCCATTCTGCCCTACGAGGACTGCTGCACCGTTTTCACGCCAAAGCACCCAAAGACCAGACCTCATTTGGAGGAAATCGAGGCGGCGGAAGCGGCACTCGATATCGGGCGCTTAATTGAAAGTGCGTTTACGACGCTTAAGAAAGTCAATATCAATCCGTAAATAATTTGCCGACTGAACATTTGGGAGGTACATAGATTATGAGGGCGGGCTTAAAAATCATTTTAATCGTATTGGGCGCCGTGCTGATCACAGGCGGCTCGATCGCCCTTACCTCGCTGACCGGCAGCGGACAGCCCGTTTTCGCCCCGACCGGCATAAGCAGCGAATCGGAAAGCGAATCGGGATCCCGTCTTATTATCGCCCCCGCCTCGGAATTATCTTTGCCGAGTTCGGCCGTTTCGAGTTCAATTCCTTCATCGGCTCCCGAAAGTTCCAAAGCAAGCAGCAAAACCTCTTCCAAAAAATCCAGCAGCAAAGCCTCGGCATCTTCTTCAAAAGCCAGCGGGGTAACCACGTCGATCAGTTCGGTTCCGAGTGCCCCGTCGACCGTCAGCACTATGACCAAGGAAGAACGCTGGGCGTCTAAAATGGCGATTTTAAACGACTGGGATCAGTTCCAGAAGATGCTTGCCGACCCCGACAACGATTTCTGGGACGACGATGAATTCTGGGAGAGTGGTGAACAGGCCTATACGATACCCGAACCGCCATCCTCCCGAACCTCTTCCGTAACATCGGTCCCATCCTATTCCGACAGCGAGCGCCTCAAGGTCATGCAGACCGATAAAGTGACAACGCGAAACGGCAGCACGCTGACCACGGATACATATTACAACACCGTATTGCGCATCATCGGGGTCGAATTGTCCCCGTCCTATTCCGACGAGTGCATCAAAGCTCAGATGGTCGCTTCCTACACTTTCCTGCGCTATCATGCGGGTTACACGACCGTCCCTCCGACGGCGGCTTTGAAAGATCTGTCGGACATGAAGGCCTATTGGAAGGACGCGGGTATGCAGCGGCTCTATAAACTGCTCGAGGAAGTCGGCGGTTACATGCTGTTCATCGA
It encodes the following:
- the mltG gene encoding endolytic transglycosylase MltG, producing the protein MKQTRELNSAEKGTYKERWQRFRRTAMGDLTVALFWVAGGIILGASMVGSFSDVLGIMKNSTQREVQVKAGWSTLDMAFAMKKAGVINHPWVFAVYTMLNDTDGTFKSGTYLLDGGMTYDKIISTIQRKQSSQTVRLTFTEGMNAAEIGAMLEENKVCLKSEFLKAVNTGAYNYDFIPAGGAQSGRFYRLEGYLFPDTYDFFINESVDSVIKKFLNNFNSKFTVKLRERAAEMGMTLDQAVTLASIIEKEAPDVFEMANVSAVFHNRLLKPQAYPKLQSNVTSYYVKNVIDKALTFTDPSYTQVYDTYVCSGLPVGPICNPGGAALTAALYPSATDYYYFVTDADGNFYYAMTLSQHNANISKASRVGANIGGTYTHD
- a CDS encoding phosphatidylglycerol lysyltransferase domain-containing protein; this translates as MQFEEVTLSHRPAINSIVAESGELGCEYCFGNFFMWAWLNDTRIKIGNNFFVTKEYIPYKRYLCPTGNLEDAELRDLISALIDDAKQNNHPFAIHRVRKQCVGRIHEMYGDRFVFTPDRDEFDYIYNREDLANLSGKKYHSKRNFITRFETENPDWSYEDITRKNIPDCMEIYRKWLLFQVENPGAEVELKALSLGFDHYEELGFKGGLLRVKGVPAAFTFGEPITEKCFVTHAEKALREYIGAYAMINREFAKNTLSEYELINREEDMGIEGLRTAKLSYHPVMLYEKYIMTERSE
- a CDS encoding thymidylate kinase; this translates as MPKRARLIAFEGCDGTGKTTQAALLTKRLKAEGFRVKMLKFPNYDSPSSGPAKMYLDGELAKDPNAISPYAASMLYAVDRFCSYRSDWKKDYEDGVLLVSDRYTTSNMIFQGAKLHDPERKAYLAWLKDAEYGKLGLPIPDLVFYLDLPVEVSEKLVRQRSDKTGQGEDIHEIDLDYQQAVHDAGLEIAQNEGWTVINCAKNGLLMPPDELSDIIRSKIKN
- a CDS encoding cysteine desulfurase family protein, whose product is MQKIYLDNASTTPVCAAALEKFNELSRENWGNASALHEYGRRTAQILTESRRIFLDLLGDGELIFTSGGTESNNLALFGVCDKHRSGRIIITADEHSSMANPAKQLQSKGFEVVFVPYGGGEEAFLKSFSAALTPDTIFCGVMAVNNETGLIFPVKKAAALAHKIAPDTVFHTDAVQAFCKIPFSPKALGADICSVSGHKIGAFQGVGALWIRKGVKLTPRFYGGHQQNELRPGTEPIALIGAFAETAKQMAGTLPERTEKAKSFFETLRSRLFGTEVLFNGAFGSPFIGSISLPKVPSEVLMRFLEEKGILVSAGAACSGGKVSPAAADLIGENAKYTLRVSLGLQNTPDDAAALAAVLILAQERFSRQIRT
- a CDS encoding DUF1385 domain-containing protein: MSEEKKKVCYAPVGGQALMGGIMMRANSTKQSAFVVRLPNGGLFIEKTPIVSVRDKHKWLRAPVIRGIVGFIESMKDGYSALNRSIELTFPEDEETGKMTEKQKKRDETLTSAAIWLGGALGIVAAVFLMFWLPTFLVNLIDQHIVLGGWKGLAEGALKLVIYVSYLLLCTLNKEVKHVFMYHGAEHKTIFCFEKGLPLTVENVRAQKRFHPRCGTSFLFLMLAVSIIIYTFVRFEGVTSSPALDRLIMVGAKLILLPVIMGIGFELLQLCGKYDNILTRIIAAPGLWFQRITAKEPDDDGILEVGIASLQATLNLEITVPVDPPVKAEIDRPEPAESAK
- a CDS encoding DJ-1/PfpI family protein, coding for MNMVYIFMADGFEELELIAPADMLRRAGAQVALVGIGKMQITSSHGFKINADLAEDLVDMAKAEMLVLPGGSVGTKNLIANNTVKIAVETAIQNNIWIGAICAAPSLLQQRGYLDGKNFTCYPDCQNDSLGGHYTGNPVEISGKIITAKGAGAALMFGKALTAALCGVAAAEKLCAAMMVQ
- the thiI gene encoding tRNA uracil 4-sulfurtransferase ThiI codes for the protein MQEVLLLKLGETILKGLNRNTFEDMLLRNLRRRLKRVGTYNVSFAQSTFYINALKNKEGELSDIAKAEEIADRLFGVVTVARAAVVEKDYEKIAETAAEYCAGELSRAKTFKVAAKRSDKRFPMNSMQICAELGGYLLDKFSNLKVDIHNPEFIVTVEIRDFAAYVHCGSHKGAGGLPTGSSGKGMILISGGLDSPVAAWMMARRGQILEAIHFESPPYTGPQAEQKVVDLLRKVSRYSGRINLHIVSFTEIQEAIADKCPEPLFTIIMRRFMMRIAQQLAIDTGCECLITGESLGQVASQTIGALACTDAVCEIPVFRPLIGTDKEEIIQNARKLDTYDISILPYEDCCTVFTPKHPKTRPHLEEIEAAEAALDIGRLIESAFTTLKKVNINP
- the prmC gene encoding peptide chain release factor N(5)-glutamine methyltransferase translates to MRQSAKKLCREAAETLRAAGVENAAAEARWLAERFFCCSAEELSVDFEVKNPFKFLKAVQKRSAGEPLQYLLGTQDFMGLTIKVGRGVLIPRSETELLVRAGAKAVPRAKVVWDLCAGSGCVGLGLRKLLPEAKVFFAEKYAAALKMLRENVSEDEYCRIIRADVRKNKLLNLPQPDLILCNPPYIPSEDIPSLQREVQREPKCALDGGSDGLEFYRVLASLAKERLKAGGALCAELGIGQAEAAEEIFSEFDTDSCKDAQGIIRVITAVKTWNGK